One Miscanthus floridulus cultivar M001 unplaced genomic scaffold, ASM1932011v1 os_1969_2, whole genome shotgun sequence DNA segment encodes these proteins:
- the LOC136534475 gene encoding uncharacterized protein, with the protein MGTKIELQEAIWPLEFEKFENKSDAIGTSGFDDRITKMIKNWYCSGKTILVEKSEHKLAIEIELKIACRCDEVAFELMWGLENHFHILVPDEELELREEGP; encoded by the exons ATGGGCACAAAAATAGAGCTACAAGAg GCCATCTGGCCGTTGGAGTTTGAGAAGTTTGAAAACAAGTCAGATGCCATTGGAACTTCTGGTTTTGATGACCGCATCACCAAGATGATCAAAAATTGGTATTGCAGTGGCAAGACAATTCTTGTTGAAAAGAGTGAACATAAACTGGCTATTGAAATAGAACTG AAAATAGCCTGCCGCTGTGATGAAGTTGCGTTTGAACTGATGTGGGGCCTGGAAAACCACTTCCATATTTTAGTGCCTGATGAGGAATTAGAGCTACGTGAGGAGGGACCGTAA